A window of Melitaea cinxia chromosome 26, ilMelCinx1.1, whole genome shotgun sequence contains these coding sequences:
- the LOC123666443 gene encoding uncharacterized protein LOC123666443, which translates to MVLLSPSICGIRKLLAIYEGYAEQHGLRYNPKKSELLVFTGKNKSPTRVPPVQLSGTLLQSVTEFKYLEHIVTEHLKDDKDMERERRALAVRANMLARRFAGCSVPIKITLFKAYCQTFYTSSLWASCTRRAAHALRVQYNNVFRALLRLPYYCSASGMFADAHTDDYFAIMRKNVAS; encoded by the coding sequence ATGGTGCTGCTGAGTCCTTCAATATGCGGAATTAGAAAGTTACTTGCAATCTATGAAGGATATGCTGAGCAACATGGCCTAAGATACAATCCTAAGAAAAGTGAGTTGTTAGTCTTTACAGGGAAAAATAAAAGTCCAACACGTGTCCCTCCTGTTCAACTTAGTGGTACACTTTTACAGAGTGTAACTGAATTTAAATATCTGGAACACATTGTTACTGAACATTTAAAAGACGATAAAGACATGGAAAGAGAACGTAGGGCGTTGGCTGTAAGGGCCAATATGCTGGCTCGAAGGTTTGCTGGTTGTTCTGTACCTATTAAAATTACACTATTTAAAGCTTACTGCCAAACATTCTACACCAGCAGCCTTTGGGCTAGCTGTACTCGAAGAGCGGCACACGCCTTGCgagtacaatacaataatgtctTCAGGGCGCTGTTGAGGCTACCATATTACTGTAGTGCGTCAGGCATGTTTGCAGATGCTCACACTGACGATTATTTCGCGATAATGCGTAAGAATGTGGCGTCATAA